Within Syntrophorhabdaceae bacterium, the genomic segment GCGCCACGGCGAAAAGCAGGCCTCCCGACGTCTGGGGATCAAAGATAATATCGTAGAAGAAGTCCTCCACCTCGCTTATGACATGCTCTTTATAAAAATCCCTGTTCCTGTACAGACCGCCGGGTACAAAGCCGGATTTCACGAGTTCCACTGCCTCCGCGAAATAGGGGATCCTGTCTTTGAATATCTCCACGCCGATAGATTCCCTGATCATCTCCTTGAGGTGGCCCACAAGCCCGAAACCCGTCACATCCGTACCTGCGTGCGTCCTGACAGAGAGCATTGCCTCCGATGCCTTTCTGTTCAGTTGCGCCATGATCTCAACCAATCTTTTGATAGAACCTTCACTGAGGACCTTCCCTTTAATCCCTGTGTTCAAAATTCCTGTGCCAAGCGGCTTCGTCAGGATCAGGGCGTCACCGGGGAGTGCCCCTTCATTCAAAATAACCCTGTCGGGATGAACAACACCGGTTACCGAAAGACCGTACTTGATCTCTTCGTCATCAACACTGTGTCCCCCCAGGAGACTTACGTCTGCCTCCCTTATCTTGTCTATCCCTCCCCTGATAATCTCCTTGAGAACGGCTATGCCAAATCTTTTCAGGGAAAAGCATACCATGTTCAACGCCGTCTTCGGCACAGCGCCCATGGCATAGATGTCACTCAGGGCATTCGCCGCGGCGATCTGTCCAAACCAGTAAGGATCGTCCACAATGGGCGTAAAAAAATCTATTGTCTGGACAATGGCGACCTCGTCGGTGATCTTGTAGACACCGGCGTCCTCAAAACCTTCTATACCGACAATCACGTTTTTGTCCTCTGGAATCTCTATCCCGCAAAGGATGTTCGTCAGGTCACCCGGACCTATCTTTGACGCTCACCCTGCTCCACGGACATATTTTGTTAATTCGATATCCATACCTTTCCCGTTATTGTAGTAAATTACTCTTTGCCTTTCAACAATGCCTTTCTTCCCGGCCTGGTATTCCCGTTTTGTCTGTCCTCAAAGTACTGGATCCTGTACTTACGGTCATCGATCTTCTCTATGCCCGCATAATAGCAGCAGCTCCCGCTCTTGAAATTATTATCAAATACCCGCAGCTTCCCGTCCTGAAAATCTATCCGCACATAACAGAAACCACCGGGGAGTTCAGACCTCCGTTCTTCCACAACGATGCCGAGACCCCACCGCTTAT encodes:
- the selD gene encoding selenide, water dikinase SelD encodes the protein MPEDKNVIVGIEGFEDAGVYKITDEVAIVQTIDFFTPIVDDPYWFGQIAAANALSDIYAMGAVPKTALNMVCFSLKRFGIAVLKEIIRGGIDKIREADVSLLGGHSVDDEEIKYGLSVTGVVHPDRVILNEGALPGDALILTKPLGTGILNTGIKGKVLSEGSIKRLVEIMAQLNRKASEAMLSVRTHAGTDVTGFGLVGHLKEMIRESIGVEIFKDRIPYFAEAVELVKSGFVPGGLYRNRDFYKEHVISEVEDFFYDIIFDPQTSGGLLFAVA